The Bifidobacterium asteroides genomic interval TTGGCTTGGCCATGGCCAGACTGAAAGCTTCACTTCCCATTGCCTCTAGCATCTATCGCCTCCTGAACGACACAGTGAACACTATAGCGCGCATGCGACTCATGGCTGCACCGTATGGGTAGTGTAGCCCACACCAAGAGCCACGGTAACCATAGATTCATCCAGTGTGTCACAGATAGGGGCCGCAAGTCGAATCCGAACCGCGGCGTGGACAGGTTGATGACGAATGTTATGCAATCGTCATCAACGCTTGACAGCGCCCGGAATAAGCCCATACCCGTCGCCGGCTAAAGGCCGATATCCGTCAGCGCGCGGGCATCCGGGAGCGTGTCTGATGGATCGGTCGGTGCCCAGCCGGCCAGCCGCCCGCAGAGTCGGCACCTGATTCAGGTCGTAGGGGGTGGTCTCGTAGACCCAGTTCAGCCAGTTGCGCCAAAGCAGGTTGGCATGGGCCCGCCAGGAGAAGACCGGCTCCAAAGTCGGATCGTCGTGAGGATAGTAGTTGACCGGGAAAGGCACCTGGTCCAGGCCCTTGGCCATGTCGCGCTGGTACTCGTGGGCCAGGGTGTCACGGTCGTACTCCCAGTGGCCCAGCACGAAGATCTCTGAGAAATCCTGGGTGCTGATAAGTCCGGGACCGGACTGTGGGCCCCAGGTCAGCACCTGCAGATCAGGACAGGCCCGCACTTGGTCCTCGTCCATCCCGGCCCAGCGGGAGTGGGGCTGCAGGGCGATCTCGTCGAAGCCATTGGTGATGAAGCAGTACTCGTCCTGCAGGTACTGGGGGAAGACCCCGAAGACCTTGCGATCCAGGTTGCGCTTGGCGATGCCGTGGCGGTAGTAGAGCCCGGCCATGGCCCCCCAGCACAGATACATAGTGGAGAAGACGTGGGTAGACGCCCAGTCCAGAATGCGGGTCAGCTCCTCCCAGTAGTCGACTTGCTCGAAGTCCATCTGCTCCACTGGGGCGCCCGTTACGACCAGACCGTCATAACAGTTGTCCTGGAATGAGTCCAGATTTTCGTAAAACTTGACCAAGTGATCCATGCTGGTGTGCACGGCCTGATGGGTGGAAGTCTTCATGAAGTCGATCTCCACCTGAAGCGGCGACTTGGAGATCAGCCGCAGCAACTGGGTCTCGGTCTCCACCTTGGTGGGCATCAGGTTGAGGATGACCAGCTTGAGCGGACGCATCTCCTGGCGCTCCGCCTCGTGGCTTTCCAGGGCGAAGATGCGCTCAGAATCCAGGATGGATCTGGCCGGCAATCCGGTGGGGATGGTGATAGGCATGGCTCCATTATCTCCCAAGTAAAGCCTGCCCACACACGGACTTGACAACTGTGATGGAATCCGTAGTATAGATAACTGCTGTGTTGAACAGCCGACGCGGGGTGGAGCAGTTCGGTAGCTCGCTGGGCTCATAACCCAGAGGTCTCAGGTTCAAATCCTGACCCCGCTACCAGTAAGGCTCGGAATCATTTAGATTCCGAGCCTTTGTTAAATTTGGTATCTTCCATTGATACACAAAACCCGCTGACGGGACTGCAGACACAACTAGATGGACAGTTTGCCTGACGCTAAACAGTTTTAGTGTTTAGGGATTCAATAATATCCGACCATTTAATAATATTCCTTATCGCGCCGCAGGCCCGTCGAAAGTCCCCTGCCTGCTTTGCAGCTTCAAAAGCTCTGGCAACAGTTAGTTCGCAAATGCCAACTGCCTCGGCAATCCAAAGTAGGGATGCAGCATTTTCCAAGTCATAATAGCAGCTTTTGGCACTGTTAGTTGTATGCTTGGCGAACCACGGCACCATAAGCTCTTGCTGCGTTTTCCCATCTGTATTCCGCGATTTGTGTACCTCTCTGTCATACTTGGCGGAATATGGATAGGGATTGCCCGATCCCTTAGCGCTCGCCTTAGTGCTCAATAAATTCGAAAAAGTAGTGCAATCCATATCGTCTTGATATGCCATATGAGCCCCCTTCATCAAGGTATATTCTGATTCATTTACAATGATATCATTAACGAACACCCCCGAACAACCGATTGAATTTCGACAAAGAATAATCGGCAGAGGCATAGCTAAACTTGAAAGACCCCGAATTCAAAAACCATCGTGTTATCACCTCAATGAGATCAGGCAACTATCAAACGGCCAAACAATTGGAGCGAATCATTGAACCCGCAAACTCACATTGACGATTATGCCGTCAGATATCGGTTTCATAACCAGAGCACGGTTGCGAGCGAGGCAAACAACCATGTCTTGTGACCGATCGATCATGCATGTTGCATCCGACAACTGCTAAAAATATGAATAAGCGCACGCATCGCAGTTGCCGGCGACATACTCATATCAGCAAGATATCAGCCAGCAGGCGCGGGCAGCCGACTAGAGCGCAACACATACTAAGACAAACGGCATTACAATGTCTCAAAAATACCGATGAACTTGACTGAATCAAAAAACCGACAGGCTTGATATTGGAATCCTGAAGTTTTATACGGACGAGACCGCGATCCTGGGGATTAGGGAGGTCTTGTCTCCTGGCGTATTTCGATTGCTTTACCTTCAATCATTAATGAGTTTGCCTTCACCGAAACGCGAAAACAAGCGAGAATCCTGATAAATCAGCCGGCTCGATAACGTAGCTTGATCAGTCCTATTTCCACAGATATCACAAGAAGTCCATAGGTGGAAGACGCGATTATCGGTCATCGCATGTTACGCCAAAGCTCTATCAAGCGAATGCTTGCAAAAAATAAGGATCAGCAGCCACTGGACTGGCAGATGGATTCGTGCTTGCTATCCTGTTTCTGATTGAGCGGGGTGGAATGTCGGCATTTTCGGCGGTGTCGTCCTCAGACAGCATACACATGGAACAATACTCTGGGTTTTGTTTTCACAGCTCCAGTAATTATCTGGTCCAATACGGGCAGCCCCAACTCCGCTTCCACGCTGGATGGCACCTATAAACTCTTCCTTGAAATAGTGGTGTATACAGTCGTTGGCCTGGCTTGCTAAGCCATCTATAGAGACAGGTTTGTTATGATTTTTCTACAATGGTATTTGTAATCCTATTACTCTATACTATTCGAGCTTTGCCTGGATTTGCCGCTGATGCGCAACTGCATTAACACACGCCTGGTATCAGTGGCAAATTCACAACATCTATCACAGCCGTGGCCACCATATCCGACCATCGGGCTGATCATGCAGATAGCCGA includes:
- a CDS encoding homoserine O-succinyltransferase, which produces MPITIPTGLPARSILDSERIFALESHEAERQEMRPLKLVILNLMPTKVETETQLLRLISKSPLQVEIDFMKTSTHQAVHTSMDHLVKFYENLDSFQDNCYDGLVVTGAPVEQMDFEQVDYWEELTRILDWASTHVFSTMYLCWGAMAGLYYRHGIAKRNLDRKVFGVFPQYLQDEYCFITNGFDEIALQPHSRWAGMDEDQVRACPDLQVLTWGPQSGPGLISTQDFSEIFVLGHWEYDRDTLAHEYQRDMAKGLDQVPFPVNYYPHDDPTLEPVFSWRAHANLLWRNWLNWVYETTPYDLNQVPTLRAAGRLGTDRSIRHAPGCPRADGYRPLAGDGYGLIPGAVKR